A genomic stretch from Caulobacter sp. FWC2 includes:
- a CDS encoding cell division protein: protein MTSVGLFDRRIRGFRIVEVAGMGVLLTLVTSVYLAKTFAGRERQEISRIEQEIGDEGVRKRLLEAEVAHLEQPRRIEQLAQMMQLKPIAPDHEISEDALIDVARRRELPRAPISAAPVAPEALAADAPEAVPDDLPPPPQAEGAQR, encoded by the coding sequence ATGACCAGCGTCGGCCTGTTCGATCGTCGCATCCGGGGCTTCCGCATCGTCGAGGTCGCGGGGATGGGCGTGCTGCTGACCCTGGTGACCAGCGTCTATCTGGCCAAGACCTTCGCGGGTCGCGAGCGCCAGGAGATCAGCCGCATCGAACAGGAGATCGGCGACGAGGGCGTCCGCAAGCGCCTGCTGGAAGCCGAGGTCGCCCACCTGGAGCAGCCGCGTCGCATCGAGCAGCTGGCGCAGATGATGCAGCTGAAGCCGATCGCGCCGGACCACGAAATCTCCGAGGACGCCTTGATCGACGTCGCGCGCCGTCGCGAGCTGCCGCGCGCGCCGATCTCGGCGGCGCCGGTCGCGCCCGAGGCCCTGGCCGCCGATGCGCCGGAAGCCGTGCCCGACGACCTCCCGCCGCCGCCGCAAGCCGAAGGGGCTCAGCGATGA
- a CDS encoding FMN-binding negative transcriptional regulator — MHPDGRFRVEDRAVLLDFIAAHPFVTIAAAVGGRPFVAQSPVVIRDLDGEIALDFHLSRGNVLTPHLTQGFRAVVLATGLDAYISPDWYESADQVPTWNYQSVEAEGSVAPLNEAELIALLDDLSAQEEARLLPKKPWTRDKMKPGKFESLLRGIQGGRLFVERLDGTFKLSQNKGDTDRLGAAKGLGEHPIAELMRDV, encoded by the coding sequence ATGCACCCGGACGGCCGCTTTCGCGTCGAGGATCGCGCGGTCCTGCTCGACTTCATCGCCGCGCATCCGTTCGTGACGATCGCCGCCGCGGTCGGCGGTCGGCCGTTCGTGGCCCAGTCGCCAGTGGTGATCCGGGACCTGGACGGTGAGATCGCCCTCGACTTCCACCTGTCGCGCGGCAACGTCCTGACGCCGCACTTGACCCAGGGTTTCCGGGCGGTGGTGCTGGCCACGGGGCTGGACGCCTATATCAGCCCCGACTGGTATGAGAGCGCCGACCAGGTTCCGACCTGGAACTACCAGTCCGTCGAGGCCGAGGGCTCGGTTGCGCCGCTGAATGAGGCCGAGCTGATCGCGCTGCTCGACGACCTTTCGGCCCAGGAAGAGGCGCGGCTGCTGCCCAAGAAACCTTGGACCCGCGACAAGATGAAGCCCGGCAAGTTCGAGTCCCTGCTGCGCGGCATCCAAGGCGGACGCCTGTTCGTCGAGCGGCTGGACGGGACGTTCAAGCTCTCGCAGAACAAGGGCGACACTGATCGGCTAGGCGCGGCCAAGGGGCTGGGCGAGCATCCGATCGCTGAGCTGATGCGAGACGTCTGA
- a CDS encoding SgcJ/EcaC family oxidoreductase, with product MMDRRTILAMGGLTMAAEILGMTTSAAAGTPEIEGLIKAYFDAWNANAPERFADIFWPDGSWVNVVGMHWRGRDQVVFAHVAFLKTIFKDCKQTLVSTESRLVAPGVALAVVTLIQDAYVTPDGHSMPRAHDRLTLMAVEREGAWRFIHGHNTIVNDQAANNDPVLRMKVG from the coding sequence ATGATGGACAGGCGGACGATCCTGGCGATGGGAGGCTTGACGATGGCGGCGGAGATCTTGGGGATGACGACGAGCGCGGCTGCGGGGACGCCGGAGATCGAGGGCCTGATCAAGGCCTATTTCGACGCCTGGAACGCCAACGCGCCCGAGCGGTTCGCGGACATCTTCTGGCCCGATGGTTCGTGGGTCAATGTCGTGGGCATGCACTGGCGGGGGCGCGACCAGGTCGTGTTCGCGCACGTCGCCTTCCTCAAGACCATCTTCAAGGACTGCAAGCAGACCCTGGTTTCGACCGAGTCGCGCCTGGTGGCGCCGGGCGTGGCCCTGGCGGTGGTCACCCTGATCCAGGACGCCTATGTCACGCCCGATGGCCATTCGATGCCGCGCGCCCACGACCGCCTGACGCTGATGGCGGTGGAGCGCGAAGGGGCCTGGCGGTTCATCCATGGCCACAACACGATCGTCAACGATCAGGCCGCCAACAACGACCCCGTCTTGCGGATGAAGGTGGGCTAG
- the rsmH gene encoding 16S rRNA (cytosine(1402)-N(4))-methyltransferase RsmH, producing the protein MSEAPHISVLLNEVVEALGAQPGETVIDGTFGAGGYTRAILATGATVVGFDRDPTVQKFTEGLPADRFRLIQDRFSQMAEHFEPQSVDGVVLDIGVSSMQLDEAERGFSFMRDGPLDMRMSDTGPTAADLVNELDHTELARILYVYGEEHASRRIASFIVKRREERPFERTLDLAHVIERALGGRKGAKVHPATRSFQGLRIAVNEELAELEAGLVAAERILKPGGRLAVVTFHSLEDRIVKNYLAERAGRTPGGSRHLPQAPTGAPASFQLIANKAIAPGEAELAVNPRARSSKLRAAVRTTAPVWEAGA; encoded by the coding sequence GTGAGCGAAGCTCCGCACATCTCCGTCCTGTTGAACGAGGTGGTCGAGGCCCTGGGCGCCCAGCCCGGCGAGACCGTAATCGACGGCACCTTCGGGGCGGGCGGCTATACCCGCGCGATCCTGGCCACCGGCGCGACCGTCGTCGGTTTCGACCGCGACCCGACCGTCCAGAAGTTCACCGAAGGCCTGCCGGCGGACCGCTTCCGCCTGATCCAGGACCGCTTCTCGCAGATGGCCGAGCATTTCGAGCCGCAGTCGGTCGACGGCGTGGTGCTGGATATCGGCGTGTCGTCCATGCAGCTGGACGAGGCCGAGCGCGGCTTTTCGTTCATGCGCGACGGTCCGCTGGACATGCGGATGAGCGACACGGGGCCGACCGCCGCCGACCTCGTCAATGAGCTGGACCACACCGAGCTGGCCCGCATCCTCTATGTCTATGGCGAGGAGCACGCCTCGCGCCGCATCGCCAGCTTCATCGTCAAGCGCCGTGAGGAGCGTCCGTTCGAGCGAACCCTGGATCTGGCGCACGTGATCGAGCGCGCCCTGGGTGGCCGCAAGGGCGCCAAGGTGCACCCGGCCACGCGCTCGTTCCAAGGCCTGCGCATCGCGGTGAACGAAGAGCTGGCCGAGCTTGAAGCCGGCCTTGTCGCCGCCGAGCGGATCCTGAAGCCGGGCGGTCGGCTGGCGGTGGTGACGTTCCACTCGCTGGAAGACCGTATCGTCAAGAATTACCTGGCCGAGCGGGCCGGGCGCACGCCGGGCGGCTCGCGCCACCTGCCGCAGGCGCCGACTGGCGCGCCGGCCAGCTTCCAGCTGATCGCCAACAAGGCCATCGCGCCGGGCGAGGCCGAGCTCGCCGTCAATCCGCGCGCGCGCTCGTCCAAGCTGCGCGCCGCCGTGCGCACGACGGCGCCCGTGTGGGAGGCCGGCGCATGA
- a CDS encoding N-acetylmuramoyl-L-alanine amidase, with translation MSLSLIEAPSPNFDARKAAPDTIVLHYTGMETGEAAVERLRDPEAKVSAHYCVEEDGRIYRLVPEERRAWHAGAAFWKGVKDINSASIGIEIVNPGHEFGYRPFPEAQIASVINLLADVRSRWMISDSRILGHSDIAPARKIDPGELFPWKRLAESGHGLWIEPPPSPGAPLGPGEEGTGVFALQAGLTRLGFDCAPTGKYDDWTMTVISAFQRHWLQSRFDGIADGETRARLVGLLRAAAD, from the coding sequence ATGAGTCTGAGCCTTATCGAGGCCCCGTCGCCGAACTTCGACGCCCGCAAGGCGGCGCCCGATACGATCGTCCTGCACTATACGGGCATGGAGACCGGCGAGGCGGCGGTCGAGCGCTTGCGCGACCCCGAGGCCAAGGTCTCGGCCCACTATTGCGTCGAGGAAGACGGCCGCATCTACCGTTTGGTGCCGGAGGAGCGCCGCGCCTGGCACGCCGGGGCCGCCTTTTGGAAGGGCGTCAAGGACATCAACTCGGCCTCGATCGGCATCGAGATCGTCAATCCCGGCCACGAGTTCGGCTATCGCCCGTTCCCCGAGGCCCAGATCGCTTCGGTGATCAACCTGCTGGCCGACGTGCGCTCGCGCTGGATGATTTCCGACAGCCGGATCCTCGGCCACTCCGACATCGCCCCGGCCCGCAAGATCGATCCCGGCGAACTCTTCCCGTGGAAGCGCCTGGCCGAGAGCGGCCACGGTCTCTGGATCGAACCACCCCCATCGCCCGGCGCGCCGCTGGGGCCGGGCGAGGAGGGGACCGGCGTGTTCGCGCTGCAGGCGGGCCTGACCCGCCTGGGCTTCGACTGCGCTCCGACCGGCAAGTACGACGATTGGACCATGACGGTGATCTCGGCCTTCCAGCGTCACTGGCTGCAGAGTCGCTTCGACGGTATCGCCGACGGCGAGACCCGGGCGCGTCTGGTGGGGCTGCTGCGCGCGGCGGCCGACTGA
- a CDS encoding division/cell wall cluster transcriptional repressor MraZ, whose protein sequence is MFLSTFEKQLDSKRRIVVPQEFRAAVSGMFDGIFCFPSIEADCLEAGGKALFDRYLAVIEEMPFGDPTRTALETSVLGGMAKLSFDTAGRITLPDHLCDMCGLTDWVAVVGMGERFQIWSREAFQAHRAAQRDLAREGLAALRAQQRVAKFGAAS, encoded by the coding sequence GTGTTTCTCTCGACGTTCGAGAAACAGCTCGACAGCAAGCGGCGCATCGTTGTGCCGCAGGAATTCCGCGCGGCCGTCTCCGGCATGTTCGACGGCATCTTCTGCTTCCCCTCGATCGAGGCCGATTGCCTGGAAGCTGGCGGAAAAGCCTTGTTCGATCGTTACTTGGCGGTGATCGAGGAGATGCCGTTCGGCGATCCGACCCGGACGGCGCTGGAAACCAGCGTCCTGGGCGGCATGGCCAAGCTTTCCTTTGATACAGCTGGTCGCATTACGCTCCCCGATCACCTGTGCGACATGTGCGGCCTCACGGATTGGGTCGCTGTCGTCGGTATGGGTGAGCGTTTTCAGATCTGGTCTCGCGAGGCCTTCCAGGCTCATCGCGCGGCGCAGCGTGACTTGGCGCGCGAAGGCCTGGCGGCCCTGCGCGCCCAGCAGCGCGTGGCCAAGTTCGGGGCCGCGTCGTGA
- a CDS encoding NAD(P)/FAD-dependent oxidoreductase has product MTIEHVDVLIVGAGLSGIGAAYHLKKHCPGKTYAILEGREAIGGTWDLFRYPGIRSDSDMYTLGYSFKPWKAAKAIADGPSILGYVRETAREHDVDRHIHFKHMVKRASWSTQTATWTVEAEHDGQIVQFTCGFLYMCSGYYRYSSGYTPDFPGVDRFQGKIVHPQLWPEGLDYAGKKVVVIGSGATAVTLVPEMAKTASHVVMLQRSPTYVVSRPAEDGVANWLRSKLPAMTAYGLTRWKNVLFQMLFFNMARKKPEKVKERLLGMVRDHLGPDYDIGTHFTPRYNPWDQRLCLVPDADLFDSIKSGASSVVTDHIETFTETGIQLRSGKTLDADVIVTATGLQMQLLSGMEVVVDGKVADLSQSMSYKGMMFSDVPNLASAFGYTNASWTLKADLTSEYVCRLLNHMTRTRTDFCVPRVDGEMEVAPWLDFSSGYVTRSIGQFPKQGLRKPWKVHQNYALDLAALRLGKVEDGVMQFGRKAEAKAKPVKAMEPA; this is encoded by the coding sequence ATGACCATCGAACATGTCGACGTCCTGATCGTGGGCGCGGGGCTTTCAGGGATCGGCGCGGCCTATCACCTGAAGAAGCACTGCCCCGGCAAGACCTATGCGATCCTGGAAGGACGCGAGGCGATCGGCGGCACCTGGGACCTGTTCCGCTATCCCGGCATCCGCTCCGACAGCGACATGTACACCCTGGGCTACAGCTTCAAGCCGTGGAAGGCCGCCAAGGCCATCGCCGACGGGCCGTCAATTCTGGGCTACGTGCGCGAAACCGCCCGCGAGCACGACGTCGACCGCCATATCCACTTCAAGCACATGGTCAAGCGGGCCAGCTGGTCGACGCAGACCGCGACCTGGACCGTAGAGGCCGAGCACGACGGTCAGATCGTCCAGTTCACGTGCGGCTTCCTCTACATGTGCTCTGGCTACTACCGCTATTCGTCCGGCTATACGCCCGACTTCCCGGGCGTGGATCGCTTCCAGGGAAAGATCGTCCACCCGCAGCTCTGGCCGGAAGGCCTGGACTACGCCGGCAAGAAGGTCGTGGTGATCGGCAGCGGCGCCACCGCCGTGACCCTGGTGCCCGAGATGGCCAAGACGGCCAGCCACGTCGTTATGCTGCAGCGCTCGCCGACCTATGTGGTCTCGCGTCCGGCCGAGGACGGCGTCGCCAACTGGCTGCGCTCCAAGCTGCCGGCCATGACCGCCTACGGCCTCACCCGCTGGAAGAACGTCCTCTTCCAGATGCTGTTCTTCAACATGGCCCGCAAGAAGCCGGAAAAGGTCAAGGAACGGCTGCTGGGCATGGTCCGCGACCACCTGGGGCCCGACTACGACATCGGCACGCACTTCACGCCGCGCTATAATCCATGGGACCAGCGCCTGTGCCTGGTGCCGGACGCCGACCTGTTCGACTCGATCAAGTCGGGCGCCAGCTCTGTCGTCACCGACCACATCGAGACCTTCACTGAAACCGGGATCCAGCTGAGGTCCGGCAAGACCCTCGACGCCGACGTCATCGTCACGGCCACGGGCCTGCAGATGCAGCTACTGAGCGGCATGGAGGTCGTGGTCGACGGCAAGGTCGCCGATCTGTCCCAGTCGATGAGCTACAAGGGCATGATGTTCAGCGACGTGCCGAACCTGGCCTCGGCGTTCGGCTACACAAACGCCAGCTGGACGCTGAAGGCCGACCTGACCAGCGAATATGTCTGCCGCCTGCTGAACCACATGACCCGCACGCGCACCGACTTCTGCGTGCCCCGCGTCGACGGCGAGATGGAGGTTGCGCCGTGGCTCGACTTCTCGTCAGGCTACGTCACCCGCTCCATCGGCCAGTTCCCCAAGCAGGGGCTGCGCAAGCCGTGGAAGGTCCACCAGAACTACGCCCTGGACTTGGCCGCGCTGCGCCTGGGCAAGGTCGAGGACGGGGTCATGCAGTTCGGCCGTAAGGCCGAGGCGAAAGCCAAGCCTGTGAAGGCGATGGAACCGGCCTGA
- a CDS encoding penicillin-binding protein 2, with translation MSLSNLGPGGFQSPLWRWLIERVWRLEHAFERSRAAAKPEDDTRIRIFLVMGFFSLCFVGVGLGAGWAALFSDAGRGNGYAQGAEGARGDVVDRNGKLLAVDLAHYALYVDPREVWDAREVRRALGKALPQVPAKRLDKAVFGDHRAFVLGGLTPDEKDAIFNLGLPGISFEEQERRMYPMGPTAAHLVGFVDSGGRGLAGAERALDDPIRKAASGEGGPTQLSIDVRVQAALEDELRKSVAEFTPKGAVGLVTNVHTGEILGLASWPDYDANKAGDATDEQKLNRAAASVYEMGSTFKAFTVAIGLDTGVATPSSTFDAREPFKLGYRTIHDYHAAKAILTLVEVFKHSSNIGTAMLAERIGGERLSQYFSNLGLTKPAKVELPESARPLTPRKWDMDAVASTSFGHGMNVSPLALAQAMNTLVNGGVFRPLTIRKLPDGVRPEGRRVISESTSAEMLKIMRANVIPGEGGSGGKADVPGLSVGGKTGTGEKYDPSIRGYNHQRQVSSFAAVFPTDGPLEADRYFVLILMDEPHGTAKSFGFSTGGWVGAPPAGKVIERIAPFLGVKRKTELVTIASQPKSAVPGAGL, from the coding sequence ATGAGCCTCTCGAATCTTGGTCCCGGCGGCTTCCAGTCGCCGCTGTGGCGGTGGCTGATCGAGCGGGTCTGGCGGCTGGAGCACGCCTTCGAGCGGTCGCGCGCTGCAGCCAAGCCCGAAGACGACACGCGTATCCGCATCTTCCTGGTCATGGGCTTCTTCAGCCTGTGCTTCGTCGGTGTCGGCCTGGGCGCTGGCTGGGCGGCGCTGTTCTCGGACGCCGGGCGTGGCAACGGCTACGCCCAGGGTGCGGAAGGCGCGCGCGGCGATGTGGTCGACCGCAATGGCAAGCTGCTTGCCGTCGACCTGGCCCACTACGCGCTCTATGTCGACCCGCGCGAGGTCTGGGACGCCCGGGAAGTGCGCCGCGCCCTGGGCAAGGCCCTGCCGCAGGTTCCGGCCAAGCGCCTGGACAAGGCCGTGTTCGGCGATCACCGCGCCTTCGTCCTGGGCGGCCTGACGCCCGACGAAAAGGACGCCATCTTCAATCTGGGCCTGCCCGGCATCTCGTTCGAGGAGCAGGAGCGTCGGATGTACCCCATGGGCCCGACGGCCGCGCACCTCGTCGGCTTCGTCGACAGCGGCGGCAGGGGGCTGGCCGGCGCCGAGCGCGCCCTGGACGATCCGATCCGCAAGGCCGCGAGCGGCGAGGGCGGCCCGACTCAGCTGTCGATCGACGTGCGCGTGCAGGCGGCCCTGGAGGACGAACTGCGCAAGAGCGTCGCCGAGTTCACGCCGAAGGGCGCGGTGGGCCTAGTCACCAATGTCCACACCGGCGAGATCCTGGGTCTGGCCAGCTGGCCCGACTACGACGCCAACAAGGCCGGCGACGCCACCGACGAGCAGAAGCTGAACCGCGCCGCCGCCTCGGTCTACGAGATGGGCTCGACCTTCAAGGCCTTCACGGTGGCGATCGGTCTGGACACCGGGGTGGCAACCCCGTCCTCGACGTTCGACGCGCGCGAGCCCTTCAAGCTGGGCTATCGCACGATCCACGACTATCACGCCGCAAAGGCCATCCTGACCCTGGTCGAGGTGTTCAAGCACTCGTCGAACATCGGCACCGCCATGCTGGCGGAGCGGATCGGCGGCGAACGGCTGAGCCAGTACTTCTCCAATCTGGGCCTGACCAAGCCGGCCAAGGTCGAACTGCCGGAATCGGCGCGTCCCCTGACCCCGCGCAAATGGGACATGGATGCGGTGGCCTCCACCTCGTTCGGCCACGGCATGAACGTCAGCCCCCTGGCCCTGGCCCAGGCGATGAACACCCTGGTGAACGGCGGGGTCTTCCGGCCCCTGACCATCCGCAAGCTGCCTGACGGCGTGCGCCCCGAAGGCCGCCGCGTGATCTCGGAAAGCACCTCGGCCGAAATGCTGAAGATCATGCGGGCCAACGTCATCCCGGGCGAGGGCGGCAGCGGCGGCAAGGCCGACGTGCCGGGCCTGTCCGTCGGCGGCAAGACCGGCACCGGCGAGAAGTACGACCCCTCGATCCGCGGCTACAACCACCAGCGCCAGGTCTCGTCGTTCGCGGCGGTGTTCCCGACCGATGGCCCGCTGGAAGCGGACCGCTACTTCGTGCTGATCCTGATGGACGAGCCGCACGGCACCGCCAAGTCGTTCGGCTTTTCGACCGGCGGCTGGGTCGGGGCGCCGCCCGCTGGCAAGGTGATCGAGCGCATCGCGCCGTTCCTGGGCGTGAAACGCAAGACCGAGCTGGTAACTATCGCCAGTCAACCCAAGAGCGCCGTACCGGGGGCAGGGCTATGA
- a CDS encoding helix-turn-helix domain-containing protein, whose translation MFEVRSLRPSPRLSAYVRAFEARTQRLDAQVVLRPLPARPEQFLEFYLADRYRVRDAATGAVDTTPAAVLVGPQTFRRVDVLLAGDLDLFTIQFTPTGFHALFGHPATLLTDQAHAADAVLGREIAEIGERLQEAGSLSRRALIAEAWLNRRLDTCAPDPIAWAARRMEAFHGGVRVADLAAAADLGERQFERRFTTAVGVSPKRYARILRFRSALRLKGEEAESGWAAIAQAAGYVDQAHMIHEFRALSGETPQQLMRALAPARERHSPEVGNLQSTGSPVA comes from the coding sequence ATGTTCGAGGTCCGCAGCCTTCGTCCATCGCCCCGTCTTTCGGCCTATGTCCGGGCATTCGAAGCCAGGACTCAACGCCTGGACGCCCAGGTCGTCCTGCGGCCCCTGCCGGCGCGGCCCGAACAGTTTCTCGAATTCTATCTGGCCGACCGCTATCGCGTCCGTGACGCAGCCACGGGCGCGGTCGATACGACTCCGGCGGCGGTGCTGGTCGGACCGCAGACCTTCCGGCGGGTCGACGTGCTGCTGGCCGGCGACCTTGATCTGTTCACGATCCAATTCACCCCGACGGGTTTCCACGCCCTGTTCGGCCATCCCGCGACCCTGCTCACCGATCAGGCCCACGCCGCCGACGCCGTGCTGGGGCGAGAGATCGCCGAGATTGGAGAGCGTCTGCAGGAAGCGGGAAGTCTCTCGCGCCGCGCCCTGATCGCCGAGGCCTGGCTCAACCGACGTCTCGACACGTGCGCGCCGGACCCGATCGCCTGGGCGGCCCGGCGGATGGAGGCCTTTCATGGCGGGGTTCGGGTCGCGGATCTGGCAGCCGCCGCGGACTTGGGCGAGCGGCAGTTCGAGCGGCGGTTCACCACCGCCGTCGGTGTCTCGCCCAAGCGCTATGCGCGCATCCTGCGGTTCCGCTCGGCCTTGCGGCTCAAGGGCGAGGAGGCCGAGAGCGGGTGGGCCGCCATCGCCCAGGCCGCCGGCTATGTCGACCAGGCTCACATGATCCACGAGTTCCGGGCCCTGTCCGGCGAGACGCCACAGCAGCTCATGCGCGCACTGGCCCCGGCGCGGGAGCGTCATTCGCCGGAGGTCGGAAATCTACAATCGACCGGTTCACCCGTCGCCTAG
- a CDS encoding DMT family transporter, translating to MSLRDFGLLVLICLVWASNNIISKIVVAHWGVPPLFYAAVRFSLVALATLPWLLPAPKPTWRIVVVALLMGAGNFALLFMGFKTASPSAASVVIQLGVPFTTLLSMLMLGETIRWRRGLGIALTLAGAVTVMWSPHGFVLSPGLWLIVAAAFAGSLGAVMMKQVEGVRPLQFQAWVGFSSIWPLAAMSAAIEPGQVAAGIAAGWPFVAAVVFSALVVSVVAHTAYYGLIQRYEANLIAPLTLLTPLFTILLGVLVTHDHFDLRMGVGAGLALTGVLIIALRRNQVMPLLMSIRNRAQ from the coding sequence ATGTCTCTTCGCGACTTCGGCCTGCTGGTCCTGATCTGCCTGGTCTGGGCCAGCAACAACATCATCTCCAAGATCGTGGTCGCCCACTGGGGCGTGCCGCCGCTGTTCTATGCGGCCGTGCGCTTCTCCCTGGTGGCGCTGGCGACCTTGCCCTGGCTGCTGCCCGCGCCGAAGCCGACCTGGCGGATCGTGGTGGTGGCGCTGCTGATGGGGGCGGGGAACTTCGCCCTGCTGTTCATGGGCTTCAAGACCGCCTCGCCCTCGGCCGCCTCGGTGGTGATCCAGCTGGGCGTGCCGTTCACAACCCTGCTGTCGATGCTGATGCTGGGCGAGACCATCCGCTGGCGGCGCGGTCTCGGCATCGCCCTGACCCTGGCCGGCGCGGTGACGGTGATGTGGAGCCCGCACGGCTTCGTGCTGTCGCCCGGTCTCTGGCTGATCGTCGCGGCGGCCTTCGCCGGTTCGCTGGGCGCGGTGATGATGAAGCAGGTCGAGGGCGTGCGACCCCTGCAGTTCCAGGCCTGGGTTGGCTTCTCGTCGATCTGGCCGCTGGCGGCGATGAGCGCGGCGATCGAGCCCGGGCAGGTCGCGGCGGGGATCGCGGCCGGCTGGCCGTTCGTGGCGGCGGTGGTGTTCTCGGCCCTGGTTGTTTCGGTCGTGGCCCATACGGCCTATTACGGGCTGATCCAGCGCTACGAGGCCAATCTCATCGCTCCGCTCACCCTGCTGACGCCGCTCTTCACCATCCTGCTGGGCGTGCTGGTCACCCACGATCACTTCGACCTGCGGATGGGCGTGGGAGCGGGCCTGGCCCTGACCGGCGTCTTGATCATCGCGCTTCGGCGGAATCAGGTCATGCCGTTGCTGATGTCGATCCGGAACCGCGCCCAATGA
- a CDS encoding UDP-N-acetylmuramoyl-L-alanyl-D-glutamate--2,6-diaminopimelate ligase, which yields MTRHLSELFNRPFANDPVIAGVTADSRKVTAGWLFAALPGTKVDGRDFAPGAVSKGAAAILAPEGGLEGLGVPVVRSEDARRAYALASSAFWAKQPAMCVAVTGTNGKTSVAGFCRQIFAKLGHKAASMGTLGVVVSEAGQPDQQLTPPGLTTPDAGDVAEMVARLAEMGVTHLALEASSHGVDQRRVDGVKLRAAGFTNFTQDHLDYHGSMEAYRAAKLRLFDTLTPGGAMAVLNADSEAFPNFAAAAITSGQSVFSVGEDGQGLRLISRTPTPAGQDLVIEADDVVHHIKLPLAGAFQASNVLVAAGLCVAAGEDVAKVLKALESLEGAAGRLQRVGRGPKGGEAYVDYAHTPDGLQTVLEALRPHTRGKLIAVFGAGGDRDRGKRPLMGAIGATLADIAIVTDDNPRSEDPASIRAAILEAAPGAREIGDRRAAIRAAVDLMGDGDVLVIAGKGHEQGQIVAGVVHPFDDVAEALEALEGVDA from the coding sequence ATGACAAGACATCTGTCGGAACTGTTCAACCGCCCCTTCGCCAACGATCCGGTGATCGCCGGCGTCACCGCCGACAGCCGCAAGGTCACGGCCGGCTGGCTGTTCGCCGCCCTGCCAGGAACCAAGGTCGACGGCCGCGACTTCGCGCCGGGCGCGGTGTCCAAGGGCGCCGCGGCGATCCTGGCGCCCGAGGGCGGGCTGGAGGGCCTGGGCGTTCCGGTGGTCCGCTCCGAGGACGCGCGCCGCGCCTACGCCCTGGCCTCGTCCGCCTTCTGGGCCAAGCAACCGGCCATGTGCGTGGCCGTCACCGGCACCAACGGCAAGACCTCGGTCGCCGGCTTCTGCCGCCAGATCTTCGCCAAGCTGGGCCACAAGGCCGCCAGCATGGGCACCCTGGGCGTGGTGGTGAGCGAAGCTGGCCAACCGGATCAGCAACTGACCCCGCCGGGCCTGACCACGCCGGACGCCGGCGACGTCGCCGAAATGGTCGCGCGCCTGGCCGAGATGGGCGTCACCCACCTGGCCCTGGAGGCCAGCTCGCACGGCGTCGACCAGCGCCGCGTCGACGGCGTCAAGCTGCGCGCCGCCGGCTTCACCAACTTTACCCAGGACCACCTCGACTATCACGGCTCGATGGAGGCCTATCGCGCCGCCAAGCTGCGCCTGTTCGACACGCTGACCCCCGGCGGGGCCATGGCGGTGCTGAACGCCGACAGCGAGGCCTTCCCGAACTTCGCCGCCGCCGCCATCACCTCGGGCCAGAGCGTGTTCTCGGTGGGCGAGGACGGCCAGGGCCTGCGCCTGATCTCGCGCACCCCGACCCCGGCCGGTCAGGACCTGGTCATCGAGGCCGACGACGTCGTCCACCACATCAAGCTGCCGCTGGCCGGCGCCTTCCAGGCTTCGAACGTGCTGGTCGCGGCCGGCCTGTGCGTCGCCGCGGGCGAGGACGTCGCCAAGGTGCTGAAGGCGCTGGAGAGCCTGGAAGGCGCCGCCGGGCGCCTGCAGCGCGTCGGTCGCGGCCCCAAGGGTGGCGAGGCCTATGTCGACTACGCCCACACGCCGGACGGTCTGCAGACCGTGCTCGAAGCTCTCCGTCCGCACACGCGCGGCAAGCTGATCGCCGTGTTCGGGGCCGGCGGCGATCGCGATCGCGGCAAGCGTCCGCTGATGGGCGCGATCGGCGCCACGCTGGCCGACATCGCCATCGTCACCGACGACAATCCGCGCTCGGAAGACCCGGCCTCGATCCGCGCCGCCATCCTGGAAGCCGCACCGGGCGCCCGCGAGATCGGCGACCGCCGCGCCGCAATCCGCGCCGCCGTCGACCTGATGGGCGATGGCGACGTGCTGGTCATCGCCGGCAAGGGCCACGAGCAGGGCCAGATCGTCGCCGGCGTCGTCCACCCGTTCGACGACGTGGCCGAAGCCCTGGAAGCGCTGGAGGGCGTGGATGCCTGA